The genomic window ATACACTGATCTGGAAGTAAAATATGAAAAATCACCACATACCGGCTCTGTTATCAATTTTAATTTTAAAAGCACATATCGTGAAAATATTTTTGAAAAAACAAGAGAAATTATGGACACCATAAAATCAAAGATAATTAATTATGAGAATGTCTATAACCTCATTATTAATTATCTGGAAAAAAGAGGGCACAGCTATGTTCATAATAATATTTCCTATATTAACAGTCTGAAAGATATCCGGAATTTTGACGCATATTTGAGAAAAGCACTGCTTTATGATCTTTATTCTTCCAGTTTAAAAAATGTAAAGTCAGAAAGCAAATTTATCAGTTTCTTTGAAAAATATCATGTTTACAAAAATTCAGTGACACTGCAGAATGATCTGTATAAATATATAAACAGTATTTTGTACATTACTTCTTCTCTTGAGGAACTCTACTCCTTTGAAGTCATCAATGAAATCAAAAATCTGGAAGACGGATCTTTTTTTAATTATAAAAATGATGATTTTGAAATATTTGTAGAATTCTCACAGCACAAAAGCAGTTCTATACAGCTTCTTATCAGGGAAGACCTTATATAAAAGAAAAAAGACTGTGTAACATTATATCTGCAGACAGATCAGGACAATGCCGCGCTAGAAGCATTATCTCTTTCTGTCTGTTTTTATAAACCAGTCTTTTTAGAGATTAACCTTACAAGTAATTTTTATATATTAGTTAGTTTCTCCTGTTTTTACTGCAACTGACTTTTTTGCCGATTACAGATATTTTCTGCCGTATGTTTCTTATGATTATAAACGGATAAAAATTGATATTAAAAAAATCTCCCCGGCTTATATCAGGAAGATTTCAGATACAAGCCATTTGCTAAATTTCAAAATGGCCTGTTATTATTAAGATATTTTATATCATAATACATCAAGCCTTGTATAATTATTATTATTGTTATTATTATCAAATTTATTTATTTTATATATAGTCATAAAACTGCTCCTTTTTTATTATTACACACTAAATAATATACTATCCTTATGCTCCAGTCAAATTTATATTTATTATTTTTATGATCAGTTTCATAAATAAATTATTATTTTTCACCTAATGGTAATTTTTTGAATCTGTTTTCAATTTTTTGCTCTCTTTATCTTATGGGAAAAATAACAGCAGTCCTTTATTTTTCAACACTCGATACTTTTATATACAAAAAAAATCTTGTATTTTAAAAATTCATATACTATACTTGGTGCAAGTATAAAAATATTTTATTTATAAAAAGGAATGAGTAATTATGTATGAACATAAACTGGAAAAAGAGATATGGTGTCCTATTGAATATGGTCTGGATGTTTTCGGCGGAAAATGGAAATCCCGGATTATATGTGTTATTGCCGCTAACGGTATAATCCGTTATAATGCTCTTCGCAGAGAACTTTCCAATGTCACTGATGCAGTTCTCGCAGCTATGCTGAAAGAAATGATTTCTGACGGGCTGATAAACAGAAAACAGTACAATGAAATGCCTCCGAAAGTGGAATATTCCCTTACGGAAAAAGGTGAGTCCGTTTTGCCGATTCTTCAGTATATCTGTCAATGGTCAAAAAATTATACAGAGGTCGATAAAGAAAAAGTTCTTTCTTCCTGCAAAACATGTGATCAGTTTTAATTTTAATTCAAGAAATGATCTGAACCAAAATGGTTCGGATCATTTTAAATTCCATACTATTAAAAAACATAGTTACTAATAAATTTATTAATACTTTATTTTTTCGAGTATTACTGATAGAGTATACTCAAGAAGATCGATCTCAAAAAATTATTAGGAGGAATATAATGCAGACAAAAATAAAAGCATTTCTTGAAATAACTATGAATATAAATGAGGAGAACAGAGCCGCTGCTGCAAAAGTCTATACAGCTTTCAAACAGCCTTTTCTTTCAGAAATAAACGGAGCTGTTACTAAAGACCTTTTAATCAGACCGGAAGATGTTCAGGTTCTCCATGGTTTTACAAGTGTAAAATCTGCAGCTGAATACTTAAAAAGCGAAATGTTTCAAAACGACGTTTTTGTGGGCTTAAAAGACCTTTGGACTACAGATCCCGATGTTCGAATATATGAAGCAGTGTAGATTTACACTATATCTTGCTCTGAAAATTCCGGATGTAATCCGGATTACAACAGCAAAATTCTAATCAAACCCGCTATAATTATTATTCCATATGAATATAACAAATTATCCGGATTTAATATACAGGGCTGTATCAAAAGATATTTCACTTTTAATACAGCCCCTGAAATAAACCTGCTGACTGCACAATTTCTTAAAATGCTGAATTGTTAAGTTAATTCTGCTTTCAGATTATTTTGTTCATATTTTTTATGATTTTCCATTTCCATATTTCCCCAAAAAGACAAACAGATTTCTTTTATCTCTTCTTCATTTAAATTTCTGTTATTTACTAATTTATTTACATACAGCACTTCATATACTGAACCTAGAAACATACTCAGTTTCAATGATATCCATTTTTCATATACTGCGTTCAGCTTTTCTTCCAGCAATATATTTTTAAATTTTCGCAAAAAATCATGGGGATTTGATTCCTCATCAATAAAACACGAACCCCTTATACTCATCAGAAAATACAGTATTTCATCCCTTTCCTCAAAAAATCTTATCAACGCCTTTGTCAGACTGAACAAATACCCCTGTTTATTACTCTCTAATTTCACTCTGTTAAGGCTTTTTATTATTTCATCATAAGAATAATCCATTGTTTCTTTGTATATCTCATTTTTACTCTTGAAATGATAATATAAATTTCCGGGACTTGATTCCAGTTTCTTTACTATTTCTCCTATTGATGTCTTCTCCAGTTTCTTCTCTCTTATCAGCTCCAGTGTTATTTTAATTACATCTTTTCTATCCATTCTTATCCTCCCAGAGATAAGAAAAGAGTGTTTCCGAATTGAACATACCAAAGTTTTTTCCGGAAACCCTCTTACTTCTCTTGTTTGTTAATTAAAATACTGCCTTTAAAGTTACTCCTGCTCTGTAATCATCCTCTTTATCATTTCCTGTTGAGTATTCTCCTGTCAGGAATATTCCGTATCTGTCTTCTACTTCTACTCCTATCGCTGCCCTTGTTCTAAATGTCCCTTTTTCATCTTCCGGCTTTGATAACTTATGATAACCATCTTCTATGGCTATTAATCTCGCCTTCTCTCTTTCATTCAGGTCTGCAAGCTCATATTCATACGCAAGATCAAGTGTCCCTTTCAGCTGCCATGCTGTTTTTGATCCTAAAGGCAATGCTCCTTTTAGTTCCACTCCTGCTCTCGGCTTTGCACTCCATGCATCATTTCCTTCCACTTCCAATGTTTCAAGACCTTTCTCCTCAAATGACGGTCTTGTCACATACATTGCTTTAAATGCTCCATAAGGCATTATACTTGCTTTTTTTCCCAGTCCGAATTTCTTGCCCAGTATATTGTCACTTGTTATACTGTATGTTTCATATGTACCATTCATTTCTGATCTTTCCAGCGGTGAAGGCCAGTCTATGTTTCTGTCCACATTATGGATACTTGCTCTTCCTGTCAGATCATTTCTTACTTCCCAGCCGTTTGTCTGATACTTGTTATGTACTCCTAACTGGATTGTGTCTACCCATTCTTCACTTTCATTTCCGTCTTTAAATTCAAATCCTGTGTGAACATATCCTAATGAATACCCGAATGTATGTTTATATGTTCTTTCCACTTCCCTTAGTGCCAGTACTCCTGCTGTTGTATAATCATAACCAACAACTCCGTCTGTTTCTTCTTTATTCTTTCCTTTTCCTGCTATTATACTTATCTTTACATTTTCTTTTGTGTTATTAGTTGAATCCTGCAATAAATGCAGTGAATCTTCAAATGCTTTTGCTATATCATATTCTCTTTGATTTATGTTAGCATATACATTTCCTGCAAGACTTGCCATTATCTGTCTGAATTCCGGTTCATTTGTTATGTATGCTGTTTTATTGTAGATTTTCACCGCATCTCCTGTTGCACTCAGATAATTATTTTCCAGTGCTGTTCCAAAATCTTCAAACCATAATCCGTCTGTAAAGTCTGTAAATGCTTTTCTTGACATATATACATCTGCTCCCGCTGAAGTAGCTTTTGGTGTAGCTTCCCATAATAATGAACCGCTTACAAAGTCATACTGTCCTGATGATGCATTTATTAACCCTTCCAGTTTATAGACATCTGCTATTGTTCCGTCAGAGAACCCCGGAAGTATTACTATCGGCTTTGATGTCAGAACTTCATCTGCTATTATTGAAGTTCCTGATAATTCAAAATCATAATTAGGGTCTGATGACGGCTGAGCTGTAGTAGGATCTGGCTTTATCATTACCTGTACACCGTCTAATGCCAATACTCCGTTTGATTTTATGATTCCAGCATTTATCAGTGCAGGCAGTGTATGAACACTTCCTAACGAGCTTATTACATTAGCTGTAGTACCTCCGTTTATAGTTGCTGTTCCTGTTCCTACACTATGTGCCGTATCATCCGGATCTGACGATACAAATATCTTACTGTTCAATCCCGATATATTAATTGTTCCTGTATTTGTTATTACTGTTCCTAGATTACCATACATACCTATTGCATCGTTACCTGTTATATTAATAGTACCGTGATTTATTATCTGTGATCCTGCTCCTTTTCCTGCCATTCCTATTGTGTTATCACCTGATACATTTATAAATCCGCCGGCTTCATTTGTTATTATTCCGTTTTCCGTATACATACCTGTTGAATAATCACCTGTAGTTGTTACAGTACCAAAGTTGCTTGCTGACCCGCCTTTGGCCACTATTCCGTATCCGCCGTAACCTGCTGATATATTTCCGCTTACATGGTTTACAATTGCAGCATTTTCTCCGTATATTCCCACAGAATACTTGCTGTTCTGCACATCTACATTTGTTGTTCCTGCCACGAATACAATATCCGAGTCACCCACTGCTACTGTTCCGAAGTTATCTACAGTTCCTCCGTAATTATATATCCCTACGTTATTATTTCCTGTTGTTCCTAAAATGATACCTCCGGCGTTATTCGTCATAGCAGCCCCGCCTATTTTACTTGCAGGGTCTTGTGCCATATAGAATCCTACATTATCTGATCCTGACATTATGAGAGTTCCGTCATTTGTCACTGTAGTTCCTTCTGTACTGTACATATATACTGAATCAGTTCCTATACTGCTGTTTGTTCCTGTTCCGTTTGTGAATGTACCGCCTTTTAGTATGAAACCGTAGTTGCTGTTTCCTATGTTAAGATTAGTTGAATTCGTTACTGCTGAATATACTCCGTATACTGCTACTGCATTTGGAGACCCCATATTAAATACAGATCCTGTATTCAGATTAACTGTTCCTCCTGTGGAATATATTCCTACTCCAGAATCACCTACATGATGTACAGCTGTGGCATTACTGTTAACAATTCCCTGATTATTATAGATACCAATTGAATTTATTCCTGATATTACAGTTCCTGCATTTGTTACTGTACTTCCGGCTACAGCACTGTATATTCCTATGCTTGGATCAGAAGTATTTGATGAGTCTCCGACTTTTACCAATGCTCCAAAATTATTATCTATTGAATGATTATTAGCACCGATAACATAAATACCTATTGATTTATCACCTGTTAAATCAATATTTCCGTCATTAATTATCTGCATTATGCTTGCTGCATTATTATCAGCATATATTCCTATTGTTCCTGTACCTGTACTTATTATATTTCCTGATGACATATTATGCGCCATTGTACCATCTTTTAGATATATTCCCTGTGAACCTGTTCCTACTGTTATCGTTCCGTCATTTAAAACAAATGAACCTGCTCCTGAGGTCATCAAACCTGCTGATGCATTTCCTGCTGTTATTGAATTTTTGTTACTTAATCTGGAACCATTTTTTCCATATAAGCCTACAGAACTATCGCCCAAAATTATAACTCCGTTATTTTCAGCATCTGTCCCTGGGGTCATTCCTGCCGGCAGAGCTCCGGCATACTGTCCGTCCAGTGCCACTGCTGCCACATTTGTTGCTCCTGATGCTGCTGTTATATTTGAACCATTCAGGTATATTGCGGAATTTGTTCCTGTTACCAATGTTCCGTTTGATGCCAGACTGCTGGTTCCTGTGTATTCAAATACTCCGCCTGCTATATTACCAAGCGTGTATGTAGAACCGGGTGCTACGCTCAGTACATTGAAATTATTTGATACTGTTCCGCTTGTATTCATATTAAATAAAACTACATTTTGTCCAGAAATGTTAATATTCCCAGTTCCCGTGAAACTTGTATTGCCGTCCAGATAAATCCCTAATGCATTATCGCCATTCAGGTTTATCGTTGTTCCTGTTAGTGTAACGCTGCTATCTTTTCCATAAAGAGCAATTCCATTTTTACCTACTGTTATTGTAGACCCTGCATCTGTTATTGTTCCTTTATCCACAAATACTCCCACTGCATTTTCAGAAGCTCCCATATCTACTGTTCCGCTCGCTAAGTTTATTGTTGAATCTGTTAAAATTCCTGTACTGTTATTATTTGCATATATTCCTATGGCATTGCTTGAAGTCCCTGCCTGTATCAAACCATTGTTTGTTATGTCTATTTTCCCGTCTCCAAAACTCTGAGCCGTTCCTTGTTTATATCCTTCTGCATATATTCCTACACCTGAATTGGAAATTCTTATTGTTGAACCAGCCTGATTAT from Sebaldella sp. S0638 includes these protein-coding regions:
- a CDS encoding replication initiation protein, which codes for MTEIFNFTPTKKSKNFTVNIRLNKNFSRTEKEFFELLLFNFDLTSAYISLDSKDLMKILNLDTDAKLQDFLLKITDKKVIYSITEEDTVVYSGSFSPVASYFQKKEKIYILTAEELKMFLTEENIFSHFNFKKFIFMEKNLSLILYNHLNNILPGATLSVTIAELKELFELDDSYTRTYDFEKHILKKVVKNINKYTDLEVKYEKSPHTGSVINFNFKSTYRENIFEKTREIMDTIKSKIINYENVYNLIINYLEKRGHSYVHNNISYINSLKDIRNFDAYLRKALLYDLYSSSLKNVKSESKFISFFEKYHVYKNSVTLQNDLYKYINSILYITSSLEELYSFEVINEIKNLEDGSFFNYKNDDFEIFVEFSQHKSSSIQLLIREDLI
- a CDS encoding autotransporter domain-containing protein, translating into MKRNKKLLVSFLALNAILASHAEGASASAAPVKYERMYNSIVKNIEKGNSSEKTYQTIERILNQKNKELKDLYLQGDYIVKPEYLEWQVFFTGFYEEYNEGVDNSKENAVYHSKVTGYYDVNGNYVTTGGGISGMSGKPYQPLQQPKDINLGVSIPLKGMTKDVLNLNLSPVNEINVNPNVISVTPPTGISIPQVNPIEFQPISPSIPTVAAPSPVSISLAFPGSGNGDSQWITQNGSVAPIAQQKLVGQASGGTLDAVSTSTAAAQRFDLSIHDTQATGYTGTGHTATNNGIQNFDWTNQTSTHAVMKLVGSHPIDIENMTMNFIGVGNKPSAYLMLFHTDAHNFNTEDSLWILDADTKINMSGQKIILYGVQSHSSYTTGSGMINNGTVIADASTTATTSQGTTYTGLTPYQRVIFTTINDDTAGMARYNRYFYFTNTATGSITTNGTGDILANYATPGNGANGGTVFTNDGTISLNGAQSYGVALNQKVDYRGTDVTATYDTYGTGYFNYGNSQIILNNPLNINGDESVGIQVLNPHFDFRNSVIKLNIGNTKNIAASTGNLGSNSSDYVDEVIGIFVNYNAPAYSLTFDDYDIKLDQYSKSGMGLVVTRGEVTLDNNAKNNSIVSDGGIGNILIAADGGNSKITIGANTTLKAENGNNQLGIFANNNAIISNASAVTVDGNASIAYIANNGANITNTGNTTVSGGVYDDGVKKIGSVGVAVIGTGSTFTSTGNVSVEVSGQESTGLFADTGVIDITGGSIKTLDKAFNLYSKGLTGMIKLNNVTTETGQGSLLFYSENGGTFDLTNVSSTIKGGTNSSNRGTAFYYTGTGVLPTLSVSDLSAYFASTFNGTAGNLTLTMDSGSRLFIVDNVSIDLSTTSTPLGSIPGGPTVNGTDYKTYMMYKSLLNINQGINLDNTGDAYNNLEIATSSITNTGQSITGNDSGQVAMGQENGLDTGGLSLARNTVSLTNIGGNITLNGAGSVGMYASYGEIRNTASSLINMNGNNAIGIYGANGSLIDNQAGSTIRISNSGVGIYAEGYKQGTAQSFGDGKIDITNNGLIQAGTSSNAIGIYANNNSTGILTDSTINLASGTVDMGASENAVGVFVDKGTITDAGSTITVGKNGIALYGKDSSVTLTGTTINLNGDNALGIYLDGNTSFTGTGNINISGQNVVLFNMNTSGTVSNNFNVLSVAPGSTYTLGNIAGGVFEYTGTSSLASNGTLVTGTNSAIYLNGSNITAASGATNVAAVALDGQYAGALPAGMTPGTDAENNGVIILGDSSVGLYGKNGSRLSNKNSITAGNASAGLMTSGAGSFVLNDGTITVGTGSQGIYLKDGTMAHNMSSGNIISTGTGTIGIYADNNAASIMQIINDGNIDLTGDKSIGIYVIGANNHSIDNNFGALVKVGDSSNTSDPSIGIYSAVAGSTVTNAGTVISGINSIGIYNNQGIVNSNATAVHHVGDSGVGIYSTGGTVNLNTGSVFNMGSPNAVAVYGVYSAVTNSTNLNIGNSNYGFILKGGTFTNGTGTNSSIGTDSVYMYSTEGTTVTNDGTLIMSGSDNVGFYMAQDPASKIGGAAMTNNAGGIILGTTGNNNVGIYNYGGTVDNFGTVAVGDSDIVFVAGTTNVDVQNSKYSVGIYGENAAIVNHVSGNISAGYGGYGIVAKGGSASNFGTVTTTGDYSTGMYTENGIITNEAGGFINVSGDNTIGMAGKGAGSQIINHGTINITGNDAIGMYGNLGTVITNTGTINISGLNSKIFVSSDPDDTAHSVGTGTATINGGTTANVISSLGSVHTLPALINAGIIKSNGVLALDGVQVMIKPDPTTAQPSSDPNYDFELSGTSIIADEVLTSKPIVILPGFSDGTIADVYKLEGLINASSGQYDFVSGSLLWEATPKATSAGADVYMSRKAFTDFTDGLWFEDFGTALENNYLSATGDAVKIYNKTAYITNEPEFRQIMASLAGNVYANINQREYDIAKAFEDSLHLLQDSTNNTKENVKISIIAGKGKNKEETDGVVGYDYTTAGVLALREVERTYKHTFGYSLGYVHTGFEFKDGNESEEWVDTIQLGVHNKYQTNGWEVRNDLTGRASIHNVDRNIDWPSPLERSEMNGTYETYSITSDNILGKKFGLGKKASIMPYGAFKAMYVTRPSFEEKGLETLEVEGNDAWSAKPRAGVELKGALPLGSKTAWQLKGTLDLAYEYELADLNEREKARLIAIEDGYHKLSKPEDEKGTFRTRAAIGVEVEDRYGIFLTGEYSTGNDKEDDYRAGVTLKAVF
- a CDS encoding TetR/AcrR family transcriptional regulator — protein: MDRKDVIKITLELIREKKLEKTSIGEIVKKLESSPGNLYYHFKSKNEIYKETMDYSYDEIIKSLNRVKLESNKQGYLFSLTKALIRFFEERDEILYFLMSIRGSCFIDEESNPHDFLRKFKNILLEEKLNAVYEKWISLKLSMFLGSVYEVLYVNKLVNNRNLNEEEIKEICLSFWGNMEMENHKKYEQNNLKAELT
- a CDS encoding helix-turn-helix domain-containing protein is translated as MYEHKLEKEIWCPIEYGLDVFGGKWKSRIICVIAANGIIRYNALRRELSNVTDAVLAAMLKEMISDGLINRKQYNEMPPKVEYSLTEKGESVLPILQYICQWSKNYTEVDKEKVLSSCKTCDQF